From the Aliidongia dinghuensis genome, one window contains:
- a CDS encoding alpha/beta fold hydrolase, with amino-acid sequence MRTSWRWLIVAVAVVAAMPALAAEPSSNAPAAKPAPATEDITVIGKRPAVTSDTSYWVEDALPDYPLLGANFAQGLIIWNHPDPWNHIGTTVPPIRAMEGLAALGWDVIRLQRNSRLTGGLGGWPEVDRVVAQLAQQVESARAKGYRRIILAGQDVGGALSLEAGKKISGLYAIVAFAPNTGIKWAGYPRNITPLPTDDWAQVILNYTWDQLEHLETERLFVFFPTDDEQVPHVRGPAARDILSRRGGLPFLLIDETSGVRGTAGADTPDFDAYASCMNLFLAADLAPKPGEFHCGADEIPLALAQMGVRPHGDAWFGYSSQGQAIYLELPAGDHGVLTYGWGAGANGKTRPGFKTLDARVSGDSFAADLAPDQVIRGMRSGTLVRLTVDQADGTRAAVVLRHLPSES; translated from the coding sequence ATGCGCACGTCATGGCGATGGTTGATCGTTGCGGTGGCGGTCGTGGCCGCGATGCCGGCGCTGGCGGCGGAACCGTCGTCGAATGCGCCCGCCGCCAAGCCTGCCCCAGCAACCGAAGATATCACCGTGATCGGCAAACGGCCCGCCGTGACGTCGGACACCAGCTATTGGGTCGAGGATGCGCTACCGGACTATCCGCTGCTCGGCGCGAATTTTGCGCAAGGCCTGATCATCTGGAACCATCCTGATCCCTGGAACCACATCGGCACGACCGTGCCGCCGATCCGGGCGATGGAGGGGTTGGCGGCACTCGGCTGGGATGTCATCCGCCTGCAGCGCAATAGCCGGCTGACCGGCGGTCTCGGCGGGTGGCCCGAGGTCGACCGCGTGGTCGCGCAGCTTGCGCAGCAGGTCGAATCCGCCAGGGCGAAAGGCTATCGGCGGATCATTCTTGCCGGCCAGGACGTGGGCGGCGCCCTGTCGCTCGAAGCGGGCAAGAAGATCAGCGGCCTCTATGCCATCGTCGCCTTCGCGCCAAACACCGGCATCAAATGGGCGGGATACCCACGCAACATCACGCCCCTTCCTACCGACGACTGGGCCCAGGTGATCCTGAACTACACCTGGGACCAGTTGGAGCACCTGGAAACCGAGCGGCTGTTCGTTTTCTTCCCGACGGATGACGAACAGGTGCCGCATGTGCGCGGCCCGGCGGCCAGGGACATCCTGAGTCGGCGCGGCGGCCTGCCGTTCCTGCTGATCGACGAGACGAGCGGCGTGCGCGGCACCGCGGGGGCGGACACGCCCGATTTCGACGCTTACGCGAGCTGCATGAACCTGTTCCTGGCTGCGGACTTGGCGCCGAAGCCCGGCGAGTTCCATTGCGGTGCAGACGAGATCCCGCTGGCACTGGCCCAGATGGGCGTCAGGCCGCACGGCGACGCCTGGTTCGGCTATAGCAGCCAAGGGCAGGCGATCTATCTGGAATTGCCGGCGGGCGATCACGGGGTGCTCACCTACGGCTGGGGTGCCGGCGCCAACGGCAAGACCAGGCCTGGCTTCAAGACGCTCGACGCCAGGGTCTCGGGCGACAGCTTCGCGGCGGATCTGGCGCCGGACCAGGTCATCCGCGGCATGCGCAGCGGCACGCTCGTTCGCTTGACCGTGGATCAGGCGGACGGCACGCGGGCTGCCGTCGTGCTCCGCCATCTGCCGAGCGAGAGCTAG
- a CDS encoding response regulator has translation MSKTILIVEDNDLNMKLFHDLLEAHGYNTLQTKDGIEALKLARQHHPDLILMDIQLPEISGLEVTKWIKEDDDLKSIPIIAVTAFAMKGDEEKMREGGCEAYLAKPISVAYFIKTLKQFLN, from the coding sequence ATGAGCAAGACGATTCTGATCGTCGAAGACAACGACCTCAATATGAAACTGTTTCATGATCTGCTGGAGGCTCATGGCTACAACACGCTGCAGACCAAGGACGGCATCGAGGCGTTGAAGCTCGCACGCCAGCACCACCCGGATTTGATCCTGATGGACATTCAGTTGCCGGAAATCTCCGGCCTGGAGGTAACAAAATGGATCAAGGAGGATGACGATCTGAAATCGATTCCAATCATCGCCGTCACGGCCTTCGCCATGAAGGGCGACGAGGAGAAAATGCGCGAGGGCGGGTGCGAAGCATATCTGGCCAAACCGATCTCCGTCGCGTATTTCATCAAGACTTTGAAGCAGTTCCTTAATTAG
- a CDS encoding putative glycolipid-binding domain-containing protein → MPEDIVWEWLDRTGLEHLSLEYSSLETGAEAITASGLVLVQLGPDPLRISYEVELDGGWGFRRARLVVERDGATKPLAVERSADGRWSVDGWSRPDLSACVDIDIMASPFTNTLPIRRLSFEPGRPQAIQVAYIRVPELTVEPSAQDYTLLDVPDAPRRFRYRSLASGFTADLTVDGEGLVLDYPGIWRRRSARG, encoded by the coding sequence ATGCCAGAGGACATCGTCTGGGAATGGCTTGATCGAACCGGTCTCGAGCATCTGTCGCTGGAGTACTCGTCGCTCGAGACTGGGGCCGAGGCGATTACTGCGAGCGGGCTCGTGCTGGTGCAGCTCGGGCCCGACCCGTTGCGCATCTCCTACGAGGTCGAGCTCGACGGGGGGTGGGGCTTCCGACGGGCCCGGCTCGTCGTCGAGCGCGACGGGGCGACGAAGCCGCTGGCCGTCGAACGCTCGGCGGACGGGCGCTGGTCGGTTGACGGCTGGAGCCGGCCGGATCTTTCCGCTTGCGTCGACATCGACATCATGGCGTCGCCGTTCACCAACACGCTGCCGATCCGCCGGCTCTCCTTCGAGCCGGGCCGGCCGCAGGCAATCCAGGTCGCCTACATCCGCGTGCCGGAACTGACGGTCGAGCCGTCGGCGCAGGACTATACCCTGCTCGACGTGCCCGACGCGCCGCGCCGCTTCCGCTATCGCAGCCTTGCGAGCGGCTTCACCGCCGATCTCACCGTCGACGGCGAGGGGCTGGTGCTGGACTATCCCGGCATCTGGCGCCGGCGCTCGGCGCGCGGCTAG
- the rpmG gene encoding 50S ribosomal protein L33 yields MAKSATVLIKLVSSADTGYYYVTKKNPRAKTEKMSLKKYDPVVRKHVEFKESKIK; encoded by the coding sequence ATGGCAAAGTCTGCAACCGTCCTGATCAAGCTCGTCAGCTCCGCTGACACGGGCTACTACTACGTGACGAAGAAGAACCCGCGCGCGAAGACCGAGAAGATGTCCTTGAAGAAGTACGACCCGGTCGTGCGCAAGCACGTCGAGTTCAAGGAATCGAAGATCAAGTAA
- a CDS encoding Hsp70 family protein, with protein MGYCGLDFGTSNTTLGVVDGNAPRLIALEGAETTLPSAIFFGFGAGRAEVGRAAIDAYARGIDGRLMRSLKSVLGTDLIDQDTLLDRNRIGFRAVLQRLLSEIRARAEEAAGHPLDAVVHGRPVHFVDGDDAADRRAEDALAEIARAIGFRHVSFQFEPIAAALDYEQRVEHEEVALIADIGGGTSDFSIVRLGPDRRRAADRAADILANDGIRVGGTDFDRLLSLKSAMPHLGYQSPMKRPGLLAPNGYFTDLSTWSKINFLYTPKVMAEIRQVQRESARPELIARLHHVLEEHLGHRLAMTVERGKIGLSDQAAFDLPLGWIEPGLAAGFARPAFEAATDELCRSIAGMIRRCLADAGLGPERIDAVFLTGGSTLLPNVRRAILDELPESRVVEGDKFGSVGLGLTIEAMLRYN; from the coding sequence ATGGGCTACTGCGGCCTCGATTTCGGCACGTCGAACACGACCCTGGGCGTCGTCGACGGCAACGCGCCGCGCCTCATCGCGCTCGAAGGTGCTGAGACGACCCTGCCCAGCGCCATCTTCTTCGGATTCGGCGCCGGCCGGGCCGAGGTCGGCCGCGCGGCGATCGACGCCTATGCCAGGGGTATCGACGGGCGCCTGATGCGCTCGCTCAAATCCGTGCTCGGCACCGACCTCATCGATCAGGACACGCTGCTCGACCGGAACCGCATCGGCTTTCGCGCCGTGCTGCAGCGGCTGCTGAGCGAGATCCGGGCACGGGCCGAAGAGGCCGCCGGCCACCCGCTCGATGCCGTCGTCCATGGCCGGCCGGTGCATTTCGTCGACGGCGACGATGCCGCCGACCGGCGCGCGGAAGACGCACTGGCCGAAATCGCGCGCGCGATCGGCTTCCGCCATGTCTCGTTCCAGTTCGAGCCGATCGCGGCGGCACTCGATTACGAGCAGCGGGTCGAGCACGAGGAAGTGGCGCTCATCGCCGACATCGGCGGCGGCACGTCGGATTTCTCGATCGTACGGCTGGGGCCGGACCGCCGGCGCGCGGCCGACCGGGCCGCCGACATCCTGGCCAACGACGGCATCCGCGTCGGCGGCACCGATTTCGACCGGCTCCTGTCGCTGAAGAGCGCCATGCCGCATCTGGGCTACCAGTCGCCGATGAAGCGGCCCGGCTTGCTGGCGCCCAACGGCTATTTCACCGACCTTTCGACCTGGTCCAAGATCAACTTCCTCTACACGCCCAAGGTCATGGCCGAGATTCGCCAGGTCCAGCGCGAATCGGCCCGGCCGGAGCTGATCGCGCGGCTCCATCACGTGCTGGAGGAGCACCTGGGCCACCGCCTGGCGATGACGGTCGAGCGCGGCAAGATCGGCCTCAGCGACCAGGCGGCGTTCGACCTGCCGCTCGGCTGGATCGAGCCGGGCCTGGCGGCCGGCTTCGCCCGTCCGGCGTTCGAGGCCGCGACCGACGAGCTCTGCCGCAGCATCGCCGGCATGATCCGCCGATGCCTCGCCGACGCCGGGCTCGGACCCGAGCGGATCGACGCAGTGTTCCTCACCGGCGGCTCGACCCTGTTGCCCAACGTCCGCCGCGCCATCCTGGACGAGTTGCCAGAGAGCCGGGTGGTCGAAGGCGACAAGTTCGGCTCCGTCGGCCTCGGGCTCACGATCGAAGCCATGCTCCGGTACAATTGA
- a CDS encoding PleD family two-component system response regulator, which produces MSARVLVVDDIEVNVRLLEAKLLSEYYDVLTASNGPQALEIAKRESPDIVLLDVMMPGMDGLEVCKRLKSDPATRYIPVVMVTALSDVADRLRGLEVGADDFLTKPVNDVALFARVRSLIRLKRTLDEWLLREEINGRLAALPGDGAASEVEQVAPGNILVLEDNPLAGAKLTQILKPLADQLTLVKTNAETYQLSGQGIYDVIIISMALEREDPLRLVSQLRAVEQTRQLPILLILDDGDYPRLAKGLDLGANDYIIRPVDRNELIARTRIQIKRKRLQDQLLDNYKRGLTLALTDGLTGLYNRRYMTAHLDTLFGRSGGPAKDVAVLMFDIDRFKQVNDTYGHSVGDEVLVEVARRTLGNVRGFDLVARYGGEEFVVVMPDSALSAAGSVGDRVRRAIGDRPIEVTIGPRSLPVTISIGVAVSGPDATTPAKLLRNADEALYAAKHAGRNRVMVWQPSGCGPFVPDGILP; this is translated from the coding sequence ATGTCCGCCAGAGTTCTCGTCGTCGATGACATAGAGGTCAACGTCCGGCTGCTGGAAGCGAAGCTTCTGAGTGAGTACTACGACGTTCTGACCGCATCGAATGGACCGCAGGCGCTCGAGATCGCCAAGCGCGAGTCGCCGGACATCGTCCTGCTCGACGTCATGATGCCGGGCATGGACGGGCTCGAGGTGTGCAAGCGCCTGAAGAGCGACCCCGCGACCCGCTACATTCCGGTCGTCATGGTCACGGCGCTCAGCGACGTTGCCGACCGGCTGCGTGGGCTCGAGGTCGGCGCCGACGATTTCCTGACCAAGCCCGTCAACGACGTGGCGCTGTTCGCGCGCGTGCGCTCGCTGATCCGGCTGAAGCGCACGCTCGACGAGTGGCTGCTGCGCGAAGAGATCAACGGCCGGCTGGCGGCCCTGCCGGGCGACGGTGCTGCGTCCGAGGTCGAGCAGGTGGCACCCGGCAACATCCTGGTGCTGGAAGACAATCCGCTCGCCGGCGCCAAGCTGACCCAGATCCTGAAGCCGCTCGCCGACCAGCTGACCCTGGTCAAAACCAACGCCGAGACCTACCAGCTGTCCGGCCAGGGCATCTACGACGTCATCATCATCTCGATGGCGCTCGAGCGCGAGGATCCGCTCAGGCTCGTCTCGCAGCTGCGCGCGGTCGAGCAGACGCGGCAATTGCCGATCCTGCTCATCCTCGACGACGGCGACTATCCGCGCCTCGCCAAGGGGCTCGACCTCGGCGCCAACGACTACATCATCCGTCCGGTCGACCGGAACGAGCTGATCGCGCGCACCCGGATCCAGATCAAGCGCAAGCGCCTGCAGGACCAGCTGCTCGACAACTACAAGCGCGGCCTGACGCTGGCCCTCACCGACGGGCTGACCGGCCTCTACAACCGCCGCTACATGACCGCCCATCTCGATACGCTGTTCGGCCGCTCCGGCGGCCCGGCGAAGGATGTCGCGGTCCTGATGTTCGATATCGACCGCTTCAAGCAGGTGAACGACACCTACGGCCATTCGGTCGGCGACGAGGTGCTGGTCGAGGTGGCGCGCCGCACGCTCGGCAATGTGCGCGGCTTCGACCTCGTCGCGCGCTACGGCGGCGAGGAATTCGTCGTGGTCATGCCCGACAGCGCGCTCAGCGCCGCGGGCTCCGTCGGCGACCGCGTTCGCCGGGCGATTGGCGACCGGCCGATCGAGGTCACGATCGGGCCGCGCTCGCTGCCGGTCACGATTTCGATCGGCGTCGCCGTGTCAGGGCCTGACGCCACGACGCCGGCCAAGCTGCTGCGCAACGCCGACGAGGCGCTGTATGCGGCAAAGCACGCCGGACGCAACCGCGTCATGGTGTGGCAGCCGAGCGGCTGCGGCCCGTTCGTGCCGGACGGCATCCTGCCGTAA
- a CDS encoding ROK family protein, protein MGPTLRTPALRTPALRIGVDLGGTKIEAIAFDPAGRMLMRHRVPTPAGDATARIAAIRDLVGLVEAQLGARGTVGVGTPGALSPVSGLIRNANSTCFNGQPLDRLLAEALGREVRIANDANCFALSEATDGAGAGVPVVFGVILGTGVGGGLVIDGKILTGRHAIAGEWGHNPLPWPEPGERPGPACYCGRTGCTETFLSGPGFAADHAAVTGEALLTAEIVARAEAGDGPARASLERYIDRLARGLAAVINLVDPDVIVLGGGLSNLTMLYEAVPARWGRYVFSDTVATRLVPPHHGDSSGVRGAAWLWPLPDRDSP, encoded by the coding sequence ATGGGTCCGACCCTTCGCACCCCGGCCCTTCGCACCCCGGCCCTTCGCATCGGCGTCGATCTCGGCGGCACCAAGATCGAGGCCATCGCGTTCGATCCCGCAGGCAGGATGCTGATGCGCCATCGCGTGCCGACCCCGGCGGGCGATGCCACGGCCCGGATCGCCGCGATTCGTGATCTCGTCGGCCTGGTCGAGGCGCAACTGGGCGCCCGCGGCACGGTCGGCGTCGGCACGCCCGGCGCGCTCTCGCCGGTCTCGGGCCTCATCCGGAACGCGAACTCGACCTGCTTCAACGGCCAGCCGCTCGACCGCCTGCTGGCCGAAGCGCTCGGCCGTGAGGTGCGCATCGCCAACGACGCGAATTGCTTCGCGCTCTCCGAGGCGACCGACGGCGCCGGCGCCGGCGTGCCGGTCGTGTTCGGCGTGATCCTCGGCACCGGGGTCGGCGGCGGCCTCGTGATCGACGGCAAGATCCTGACCGGGCGCCACGCGATCGCCGGCGAGTGGGGCCATAATCCCCTGCCCTGGCCCGAACCCGGCGAGCGCCCCGGCCCGGCCTGCTACTGCGGCCGGACCGGCTGCACGGAAACCTTCCTGTCCGGCCCCGGCTTTGCCGCCGATCATGCGGCCGTCACGGGCGAGGCGCTCCTGACCGCCGAGATCGTGGCGCGTGCCGAGGCCGGCGATGGGCCGGCCCGCGCCAGCCTCGAACGCTACATCGATCGCCTCGCCCGCGGCCTCGCCGCCGTCATCAACCTGGTCGATCCCGACGTCATCGTGCTGGGCGGCGGCCTGTCGAACCTGACAATGCTCTACGAGGCGGTGCCGGCGCGCTGGGGCCGCTACGTCTTCTCCGACACGGTCGCAACGCGCCTGGTACCGCCGCACCATGGCGATTCGAGCGGCGTGCGCGGCGCCGCCTGGCTCTGGCCCCTCCCTGACCGCGATTCGCCCTGA
- a CDS encoding helix-turn-helix transcriptional regulator, translating to MTRIERAFAILLLLSDGSTVTATELARRFEVSVRTIYRDVEMLSETGVPVYAERGSQGGYRLLEGYFLPPVTFTRAETVAMLLSLALARGLKVPPFAAELESAERKLVAALPQRLKPLLAETRRLIGFERPAIDAFHPEWPGAADGTPAADAAEARAVEIFLKAVLDGTRVRFVYRTPHAHGDRETEAQPQGLLWDRDRWYLIGIKLDSRNRPPAEAQRFWRADRVVEIEPSTFRSPPLPFDVRDHVGGLWLARAMARWNGPDAVRIRMPQAKAERLRKDWYFRFADYQPDGEGHVIMSYGEGDPALAFELVRWLGPEAELLSPKPWRDQLRAELTAMVAKLSA from the coding sequence ATGACGCGGATCGAACGCGCCTTCGCCATCCTGCTGCTGCTGAGCGACGGCAGCACGGTCACGGCCACCGAGCTCGCCCGCCGTTTCGAGGTCTCGGTGCGCACGATCTATCGCGACGTCGAGATGCTGAGCGAGACCGGCGTGCCGGTCTATGCCGAGCGCGGCTCCCAGGGCGGTTATCGCCTGCTTGAGGGCTATTTCCTGCCGCCCGTCACCTTCACCCGCGCCGAGACGGTCGCGATGCTGCTGAGCCTGGCGCTCGCGCGCGGCCTCAAGGTGCCGCCGTTCGCCGCCGAATTGGAGAGCGCCGAGCGCAAGCTGGTGGCGGCTTTGCCTCAGCGCCTGAAGCCGCTTCTGGCGGAGACCCGGCGCCTCATCGGCTTCGAGCGCCCGGCGATCGACGCGTTCCATCCGGAATGGCCGGGTGCGGCGGACGGCACGCCGGCGGCCGACGCGGCCGAGGCGCGCGCCGTCGAGATCTTCCTCAAGGCCGTGCTCGACGGCACGCGTGTCCGCTTCGTCTATCGCACGCCCCATGCGCACGGCGACCGGGAGACCGAGGCGCAGCCGCAGGGCCTGCTGTGGGACCGCGACCGCTGGTACCTGATCGGCATCAAGCTCGACAGCCGCAACCGGCCGCCGGCCGAGGCGCAGCGCTTCTGGCGGGCCGACCGAGTGGTCGAGATCGAGCCTTCGACGTTCCGCAGCCCGCCGCTGCCGTTCGACGTGCGCGACCATGTCGGCGGCCTCTGGCTCGCCCGTGCCATGGCGCGCTGGAACGGGCCCGACGCGGTCCGCATCCGCATGCCGCAGGCCAAGGCCGAGCGCTTGAGGAAAGACTGGTATTTCCGCTTCGCCGATTACCAGCCCGACGGCGAGGGCCATGTGATCATGAGCTATGGCGAGGGCGATCCGGCGCTGGCCTTCGAACTCGTGCGCTGGCTCGGCCCCGAGGCGGAACTGCTGTCGCCCAAACCCTGGCGCGACCAGCTCCGCGCCGAGCTCACGGCGATGGTGGCGAAGCTGTCAGCCTAG
- a CDS encoding cell envelope integrity EipB family protein encodes MSNRTMRRVILTAAITALGSGAAVAAPARPVEVQPHRALYDMTLESAKPNSGVVGATGSLAYQWGESCDGWTIEQRYKLSMQYEQDQPVDINSNFVTWESKDGKSYRFNERRTRNGQPDEDIKGDATLKGAKGGAAVFVHPKDQTFDLPPGALFPTAHTLLLIRKAQEGEHYISADVFDGSSVDGAVDISAVVGPKMDAKANPASTEVKSPLIDRPSWNVRMAFFPESSKDENPDYELGMRLMDNGVSSEMTIDYGDYVIKAKLKEIQALPKPAC; translated from the coding sequence ATGAGCAACAGGACGATGCGACGGGTGATCCTGACGGCCGCGATCACGGCCCTCGGCAGCGGTGCCGCCGTCGCGGCCCCGGCGCGTCCGGTCGAGGTGCAGCCGCACCGGGCGCTCTACGACATGACGCTCGAGAGCGCCAAGCCCAACAGCGGCGTGGTCGGCGCCACAGGCTCGCTCGCCTACCAATGGGGCGAGAGCTGCGACGGCTGGACGATCGAGCAGCGCTACAAGCTCTCGATGCAGTACGAGCAGGACCAGCCGGTCGACATCAATTCGAACTTCGTCACCTGGGAAAGCAAGGACGGCAAGTCCTATCGCTTCAACGAGCGCCGGACCCGCAACGGCCAGCCGGACGAGGACATCAAGGGCGACGCGACGCTGAAGGGCGCCAAGGGTGGTGCCGCCGTGTTTGTGCACCCCAAGGACCAGACGTTCGATCTGCCGCCGGGCGCGCTGTTCCCGACTGCGCATACGCTGCTCTTGATCCGCAAGGCGCAGGAGGGCGAGCACTACATCTCGGCCGACGTCTTCGACGGCTCCTCGGTCGACGGCGCGGTCGATATCAGTGCCGTCGTCGGCCCGAAGATGGACGCCAAGGCCAACCCGGCCAGCACCGAGGTGAAGTCGCCGCTGATCGATCGCCCGTCCTGGAACGTGCGCATGGCATTCTTCCCGGAATCGAGCAAGGACGAGAACCCGGACTACGAGCTCGGCATGCGCCTCATGGACAATGGCGTCTCGAGCGAGATGACGATCGACTACGGCGACTACGTCATCAAGGCAAAGCTCAAGGAAATCCAGGCCCTGCCGAAGCCGGCCTGCTGA
- a CDS encoding methyl-accepting chemotaxis protein yields the protein MRALENWSLSRKLALPAALVILVTLGIVAYASHAMSGLALQLKDMTDRKAVVLERALEAESVFNSAAVSEKNVILSTDEKTARNHVKLYDDASAKTLDLLDQLDALKPSPDQAQLVATFRRAALERRDISHKVFELAAAGKTQEAFTLSSQEAAKKRREAITAVDQLIVGLRTDLKSARESADAEANAAQDWLILGSAAGLVIAFGLGAAITIGTVTRPLRQLTRLTQQLADGDLDMTVPETTRRDEIGHMAAALAIFQANAREAQRLTEAMGEAAAAKEERRHQIETEIRDFDKTVGGALEQLSSSVAALNTTAAEMTDTAGDTSRQASTVAAASQQTSANVETIAAAAEELSASVQEIARQTSHAAGIIAGAVQETAHTDETVRGLADAALKIGDVVKLINDIASQTNLLALNATIEAARAGEAGKGFTVVASEVKSLANQTARATEDIAAQVDAIRSVAQEAIAAIERIGGTIREVHEVATAIAAVAEQQQASTREISRNTAEAARGTREVSGTIDRVSGGADHTQTAASQVQAAAASLGREADTLRASVGAFVDRLRVV from the coding sequence ATGCGCGCATTGGAGAACTGGTCGCTTTCCCGCAAGCTGGCTCTGCCGGCAGCGCTCGTCATCCTGGTCACGCTCGGCATCGTCGCCTACGCCAGCCACGCCATGAGCGGGCTGGCGCTGCAGCTGAAAGACATGACCGACCGGAAAGCGGTCGTACTGGAGCGGGCGCTCGAGGCGGAGAGCGTCTTCAACAGCGCCGCGGTCAGCGAAAAGAACGTCATCCTGTCGACCGACGAGAAGACGGCGCGCAACCACGTCAAGCTCTACGATGACGCCTCGGCCAAGACGCTCGATCTCTTGGACCAGCTCGACGCGCTGAAGCCCTCGCCCGATCAGGCGCAGCTGGTCGCGACATTCCGTAGGGCTGCGCTCGAACGCCGCGACATCAGCCACAAGGTGTTCGAGCTGGCCGCCGCCGGCAAGACGCAGGAGGCGTTCACGCTCTCGAGCCAGGAGGCGGCAAAGAAGCGGCGCGAGGCGATCACCGCGGTGGATCAGCTGATCGTCGGCCTGCGCACGGATCTGAAGTCGGCGCGCGAGAGCGCCGATGCCGAGGCGAACGCTGCACAAGATTGGCTGATCCTGGGCAGTGCCGCCGGCCTCGTGATCGCGTTCGGCCTCGGCGCCGCGATCACCATCGGCACGGTGACCCGCCCCTTGCGCCAGCTGACGCGCCTGACGCAGCAGCTGGCCGACGGCGATCTCGACATGACGGTGCCCGAGACGACGCGTCGGGATGAGATCGGCCACATGGCGGCGGCGCTCGCGATCTTCCAGGCGAACGCCCGCGAAGCGCAGCGGCTCACCGAGGCGATGGGCGAGGCCGCAGCGGCCAAGGAAGAGCGGCGCCACCAGATCGAGACGGAAATCCGGGATTTCGACAAAACCGTGGGCGGGGCGCTCGAGCAGCTCTCGTCCTCCGTGGCAGCACTCAATACGACGGCGGCGGAGATGACGGATACCGCCGGCGACACCAGCCGGCAGGCGAGCACGGTCGCGGCGGCGTCCCAGCAGACATCGGCCAATGTCGAAACCATCGCCGCCGCGGCGGAGGAACTGAGCGCCTCGGTCCAGGAGATCGCGCGCCAGACGAGCCACGCGGCGGGCATCATCGCGGGCGCCGTGCAGGAAACCGCCCATACCGACGAGACGGTGCGCGGCCTCGCCGACGCCGCGCTCAAGATCGGCGACGTCGTCAAGCTCATCAACGACATCGCGAGCCAGACCAACCTCCTGGCCTTGAACGCGACGATCGAGGCGGCACGCGCCGGCGAGGCCGGCAAGGGCTTCACCGTGGTGGCGTCGGAGGTCAAGTCGCTCGCCAACCAGACGGCGCGGGCGACCGAGGATATCGCGGCCCAAGTCGATGCAATCCGCAGCGTGGCGCAGGAGGCGATCGCGGCCATCGAGCGGATCGGCGGCACGATCCGCGAGGTGCACGAGGTCGCGACCGCAATCGCCGCCGTCGCCGAGCAGCAGCAGGCGAGCACGCGCGAGATCAGCCGCAACACCGCCGAGGCGGCCCGCGGCACGCGGGAGGTCTCCGGCACGATCGACCGGGTCAGCGGCGGCGCCGATCATACCCAGACCGCCGCCAGCCAAGTGCAGGCCGCCGCCGCGTCGCTCGGCCGTGAGGCCGACACGCTCCGCGCCTCGGTTGGCGCCTTCGTCGACCGGCTGCGGGTCGTCTAG
- a CDS encoding VOC family protein encodes MFDHVSIGVRHIPTSRRFYDPALGALGIPTRFGDDREFSYGTESVLILIATDQPVSADERSGLHFCFKAPSRAAVDAFHAAALAGGGRDHGAPGLRPNYGDDYYAAFAIDPDGYRIEAYCSQPE; translated from the coding sequence ATGTTCGACCATGTTTCCATCGGCGTCCGGCATATCCCGACGTCCCGGCGTTTCTATGACCCAGCCCTCGGCGCGCTCGGCATTCCGACCCGGTTCGGCGACGACAGGGAATTCAGCTATGGCACCGAGAGCGTGCTGATCCTGATCGCGACCGATCAGCCGGTATCGGCGGACGAGCGCTCGGGCTTGCATTTCTGCTTCAAGGCGCCGAGCCGGGCCGCGGTCGACGCGTTCCATGCCGCAGCCCTCGCCGGCGGCGGACGCGACCATGGCGCACCCGGCTTGCGTCCGAATTACGGCGACGATTACTACGCCGCCTTCGCGATCGATCCGGATGGCTATAGGATCGAGGCCTATTGCAGCCAGCCGGAGTGA